Sequence from the Methanobacterium alkalithermotolerans genome:
GTATTTAATTTTATTTTACCCTGGGCTATATTTCTTTCAAAATCCCTTAAAAGGCCTTCCAAAAAGAAACTAAATAATCCGGAAAGAAAATAACCCATAAACATTGATCCAAAGAATATTAGAGCAGAAAGTCCAAAAAATTTTTCATTTCTACGATACAGGGCATGAAGGGTACTTTCATATTTTTCTTTATTAATCATTTTATTCTCCAATGTCTTGAATCAGATTCATTCCATCAATAATTATTATAATAGTTTAATCCAGGTTATTAATAAATTATTTTATATTTAATTTCACACTGCCGCCATAAATTAAATAATTATTAGTATTCTACCAGCACCTTATCTGCTATTTTCGCTGCTTTTTCTCGCTTTTTAGAGAATTTCTCAAAAAATACCCTTATCATATCCCTGGTCATGCTTTTACATTCACCACACATCATGGTACCATTTTTACAGTTATCATGGATTTCCTGTAACTTTTCATCATTTTCCAGAAGATGATAAAGTAACATTTCATAGATTACACATTCTTCTGGCTGACCTCCCAGTTCTTTTTGAATTTTTAGGCTCTCTCTACCTCCTGTTTTCCCGGTCATGACTTTTTTTTCCGCATCTTCCGGGGTGTCTGAGAGAAATATGGCTGTTTTAGGTTGACTACTGGACATTTTACCTCCGGTCAGACCGGTTATAAAGCGGTGATAGGTAGAAGAGGGTGCCACAAAATTATAGGTGGATTTAAATCGATCAGCTATGTCCCTGGTTAAACGTATATGGGGGTCCTGATCTGGCCCCACCGGAACCACCGTGGCTTTAGGCCCACCAAATTCCTCCAGCTGAGGGTGTAATATATCTGCCACCTGGATTAAGGGTACATAGAGATGGGCCATATTGGTGGAACCATTAAACCCATAAATTGCTTTCATTTCATTAAAATTAACTTTTTTTGCCAGTTCATAAGCCAAATCCTGCACAGTACGGTTTTTTGATTGAAGATAAACCCTGACATTGGAGGCTTTAAAGTCCAGGCCCAGGGCCAGGTAATTGGTAATGTATTCGGTTATGGCCAATTTTCGGGAGCTTTCAAAGTCAATTCCCCGTGCCGAATATGATTCCATATCGGCAATAGGGATGTAGATATCTGCACCATTTTTCTGATACCAGATTAACTGATCCACAATCATCTTATGCCCAATATGCATATTACCACTGGGCATCATTCCACTTACAACTGCAAAATCTTTTTTTTCTCTAAGAGCCTTAATTATGCGCCCGTAATCTCGATGGCCAAATATTATCCCTCGACTCATCAAAAGGTGTGGGTTTTCCAACTCACCCAGTAGCTCGGTGAAGGGTTTAATACCAAATTGCCGGGTGAGTTTTTCATAATCTAAACTGGCTGAACTCCAGGGGTTAATCAATTAATCACCTTAAATCTTATTTATCATCAATATTATCTGAATAAATACAAAAATCTGTTATTAGAATATATTCTTAGTAAAATCTTAGAACCTGGAATTATTCTCTAGGGCCGGATCCATTCCACATTATAATAGGTGATGTCTCCTTCTTCATCAACCACAGCCATTAATAGTTTTTTATTAACACCATGGGCTACCCTTACATAGCTGGAAAAATCCAGAACATTTAAATCATAATTTTCTGATATTACATTAACCAGATAATCGGAGTGACCTTCACCGGGAGATTTTCCTCTTTCATAAAGTCTGAATTCTGATCCGTACTTAAAACCAGTTTTGACTATATATCCTCTGTTTCGAAGGTCTTTAAATACCAGGTATTTGCTGTATAAATCCTTATCTTTGATGATGCCGGTCATCTCTTCCCGGGATAGTTCTTTATCCTTAGAAAATATGGAAATTTTTTCTTTATCCAAAAGATAGAGAGCTTCAATCAGGGATAATTCCAATTGTTCATTTTCCATACGCCCGTAATGGCTTTTTTGATTTAATTTCTCTGCTTTAGGACTTATTACTGTAACCAGATCATTTGATAACTCTGAACGCATTTAAATTCTCCTTGAAAGGGATTGGAAATTTATTCAATAATAGCATGCCTTAATTTCAAATCCTGTTCTTTTTTACCCAGTAAGGCCATGAATTCAGCTATAAGGCCATCCAGGAATAAATGGGTGCTATCCTCAAACATGGTCCCCATAGGTGTCAGATCATCGTAATCACCTTTTAGAGAATTGGAATTATAATCCTTCCAGGGTTCTTTGGTTTTACTATCCAGGTAAATAATAACATCCAGGTACTGGCTCAGGGTTGACTCCTCACTGGCGGTGATGGCAATTACTTTAGCCCCTACCTCCTGGCTAGTTTTAGCAGCCAAAGTCACGGTTTTAGTTTCACCTGACCCGGAAATGGCAATAAGGCAGTCTCCTTTTTTTATGGCTGGAGTGGTAACATCTCCTACCACATGCACAGTAAAGCCCAGGTGCATCAGACGCATGGCAAAGGCCTTACCCACCAGTTCTGATCTTCCACTCCCTACAATGAATACCGAATCAGCATCAATTATGGTTTCAATCATCAGTGAAACCTGGCTGGGACTAATTTTTCCTATAACTTCCAGAGCATGCCTGGCTATCTCTTGGGTGGTTTTTTTAATAATTTCCATCTTATTCACTTATCCTGGTTATTAGAACATCTATAAATCAATATTATAAACTGAAAGTGTTTAGAATTTAAAATTTATTCTTTATTAAAAATAAGAATTTAAGTTTAATTATCATAATCCTGTAATCCTTAATCCTGCTAATCTGGTTTTATTTTTTATATTCAGGGTAATAAGAAGGGGGGTTATTTTTTCCACAATACGTGCATTCTCTAAGGGGCCGCAATCTATGGCCCTTACACCAGGAATTTTCTCAGCAAGCTCCATAACCTTGTTTTTTGATTCTGCGTCATCACCTGATACCAGGCAGTCACATTTTACATCTTCTTTAATATTGGTCAGACTTGAAGAGCTGATATTATTAAAAGCAGACACAATTGTGGTTTCTTTTTCTTTTAAAAATTCAGCAGTTCTCTCTGCAGCAGAACCTTCCCATAAATCAACATATCTGGTTGAAGATCCTCCTATACAAGTTTCCAGAGGTACAGTAGCATCCACCAGGATTTTACCTTCCAGATGATCTTTAATACTCCGAAGGGTTACTTTCTGTGCCTGAAGGGGTACAGTGAGTATTACAAGATCTCCCTTTTGAGCTGCCTGTTGATTGGTCATCCCCTGTATACACTCCAGTTCTTCTCCTTTTAACATATTATGGATAATATTAACGGTGTTTTCAGCTTTTTTAATATCCCTTGAACCTAAAAGGACCTTTTCACCTGCTTTAGCAAATCTTAATGCTAATCCAAAACCCTGATCTCCTGTTCCACCTATTATAGCCACTTTCATCTTCAAAACCCCTTTAACTATTTTTAACTAAAACCACTATGTTATTTTTTCATCTTATTACTTATCTTAATATATGGATCAATAAATATTTGCACCGGTTATTATACCTTCTTTAAGCGGGGCTTTAGATAATCCAGGCTTTCTTCAATCTCTGCTTTATTTTTAACTTCTATAGTCAAAATACCCTGGTAATTGATTTTATGCAATTTATTTAGAAGTTTATCAAAGTCTATGTTGCCCTGACCCAGGGCCTGGTGATTATCAAAGGACCCATCGTTATCTGAAAGGTGTAAATGTCCTAATGAATCAAAATCAAGCATAATATCGGTGGAAAAACCCATGGTATGGGCATGCCCCACATCCAGGGTCATTAAAACCCCTAGATTATTAACCAGATTATCTAATTCACCCAGGTCTTTAAATAGATATCCTTCCATCCGGGGCATGTTCTCCACACAAATCTGGATACCCCGGTCCTGGGCATAGGAGGCACATTCTTCTAATGCCTGGTAATTTTTTTCTAATATCTTATCCTGGAAAACCCGTGCTAAAAAAGGCACCTGTCCGGGATGAACCACCACCACTTCTGCCCCAATAGTATAGGCCCACTCCACCGATTTTTTCACCTGACCAATAGATGATCTTTGAATGGATGGGTTTAAAGAAGCTATATTGATATCTGATAAGGGTGAATGTACTGATATATTCAGGGAGTAAGAATCCAGGATATCCACGTCCAGGTTGTGATAGGGATATTCATGAATAATTTCACAGTACTCTACCTGCATACCTTCCAGATAGTTCATAACCTCTTCCCATGGTTGGGGATAAAGGGCTAATGTGGAAACACCGATTTTCATATATATTCATCCCTATTTTTTACTCCGGCCGTACCCGGGCTAAAACAGCTTTATTTTTATCAAGAGCATGTTTAATTATATCTGCCAGTTCCATATCCTTTTTAATTTTTATAGTACCTTTTTTACCCACGGTGGCAGTAAAAAGATACTCCTTTTCCACAATAATATCAAAAGCCACTCCTATGGCATCTTTACCAAAGTTAAGTACCATGTAGTTACCGGTTATTTCCACAGGTATTTCAAAAATATCCTCTCTTTTACGACTTTCTAGAGGCTCAATCCCAATACTTATACCAATTTTTTTTTCCAGTTCCTCAATATTTTTACCCTTTTTACCAATTATCTGGGGGATGTTTTTTTCTTCAATCCAGACCTGGGCCCTTTTGTCAGATTTAACCACTACCTTAACTGGTCCTCCCCTGATTTTCTTTTTGATTTCCCGTTCTATTTCCCTTTCTGCAATTTTCTGCACCGGGGTTTTTTGAGGAAGAGAACCAGCACCGGTAGCCCCTACATCCATAACAATGGTTTGTTCTCCATAGGTGTAAATTTCATGGGCCAGTTCCCCATTTTCAAAGTTACGAATCTCTATTACTGGACGGGATAAATCTGCTTCCTGCATACCACTGGGAACTTTAACTGTTAGTTTCACATCATAGATGGCCTTTACCTTTCCCTCATCAATGAAGATGGTGGTATCCACCACCGAAGGGATAACCCCTAATTCCACCCGGCCAATGATTCTCTGAATGGCATCAATAGGTCGGG
This genomic interval carries:
- a CDS encoding tryptophan--tRNA ligase, which gives rise to MINPWSSASLDYEKLTRQFGIKPFTELLGELENPHLLMSRGIIFGHRDYGRIIKALREKKDFAVVSGMMPSGNMHIGHKMIVDQLIWYQKNGADIYIPIADMESYSARGIDFESSRKLAITEYITNYLALGLDFKASNVRVYLQSKNRTVQDLAYELAKKVNFNEMKAIYGFNGSTNMAHLYVPLIQVADILHPQLEEFGGPKATVVPVGPDQDPHIRLTRDIADRFKSTYNFVAPSSTYHRFITGLTGGKMSSSQPKTAIFLSDTPEDAEKKVMTGKTGGRESLKIQKELGGQPEECVIYEMLLYHLLENDEKLQEIHDNCKNGTMMCGECKSMTRDMIRVFFEKFSKKREKAAKIADKVLVEY
- the endA gene encoding tRNA-intron lyase, whose product is MRSELSNDLVTVISPKAEKLNQKSHYGRMENEQLELSLIEALYLLDKEKISIFSKDKELSREEMTGIIKDKDLYSKYLVFKDLRNRGYIVKTGFKYGSEFRLYERGKSPGEGHSDYLVNVISENYDLNVLDFSSYVRVAHGVNKKLLMAVVDEEGDITYYNVEWIRP
- the hxlB gene encoding 6-phospho-3-hexuloisomerase; this encodes MEIIKKTTQEIARHALEVIGKISPSQVSLMIETIIDADSVFIVGSGRSELVGKAFAMRLMHLGFTVHVVGDVTTPAIKKGDCLIAISGSGETKTVTLAAKTSQEVGAKVIAITASEESTLSQYLDVIIYLDSKTKEPWKDYNSNSLKGDYDDLTPMGTMFEDSTHLFLDGLIAEFMALLGKKEQDLKLRHAIIE
- the npdG gene encoding NADPH-dependent F420 reductase, yielding MKVAIIGGTGDQGFGLALRFAKAGEKVLLGSRDIKKAENTVNIIHNMLKGEELECIQGMTNQQAAQKGDLVILTVPLQAQKVTLRSIKDHLEGKILVDATVPLETCIGGSSTRYVDLWEGSAAERTAEFLKEKETTIVSAFNNISSSSLTNIKEDVKCDCLVSGDDAESKNKVMELAEKIPGVRAIDCGPLENARIVEKITPLLITLNIKNKTRLAGLRITGL
- a CDS encoding sugar phosphate isomerase/epimerase family protein — translated: MKIGVSTLALYPQPWEEVMNYLEGMQVEYCEIIHEYPYHNLDVDILDSYSLNISVHSPLSDINIASLNPSIQRSSIGQVKKSVEWAYTIGAEVVVVHPGQVPFLARVFQDKILEKNYQALEECASYAQDRGIQICVENMPRMEGYLFKDLGELDNLVNNLGVLMTLDVGHAHTMGFSTDIMLDFDSLGHLHLSDNDGSFDNHQALGQGNIDFDKLLNKLHKINYQGILTIEVKNKAEIEESLDYLKPRLKKV